In Belonocnema kinseyi isolate 2016_QV_RU_SX_M_011 chromosome 4, B_treatae_v1, whole genome shotgun sequence, a single window of DNA contains:
- the LOC117172173 gene encoding calmodulin: MEVTSFHRKDYVLGNGTIDFPEFLTMMARKMKDTDSEEEIREAFRVFDKDGNGFISAAELRHVMTNLGEKLTDEEVDEMIREADIDGDGQVNYEEFVTMMTSK; encoded by the coding sequence ATGGAGGTTACCTCTTTTCATAGGAAGGATTATGTTTTAGGCAACGGAACCATCGATTTCCCGGAGTTCCTTACAATGATGGCACGGAAAATGAAAGATACAGATAGTGAAGAAGAGATCAGAGAAGCCTTTAGAGTTTTTGACAAAGACGGAAATGGTTTTATATCAGCTGCGGAACTAAGACATGTTATGACAAATCTGGGAGAAAAACTTACTGATGAAGAAGTAGATGAGATGATTCGGGAAGCAGATATTGATGGAGATGGTCAAGTTAATTATGAAG